aaacttgacatccaagaccactaaccgatgttgacttgttaaagcctctcttggaatgaccttgcaatccttgcataaagctctatttgtcttcctggttaagaggaagtcgatttggcttctatgttgcccacttttgaaagtcactaaatgtgactctctttttataaaattGGTGTTTGCTAGTATTagatcgtatgccatagcaaaatccaggatgttttttccctcctcatttcgactgccaaaatcaaaacctccatgaacattctcataaccttgtctatcacttcctacatgtccattcaaatctccaccaatgaaaacattctcttcatttggtatgctttgcattaaatcatccatatcttcccaaaacctttattcactctcactgtctagtcctatttgtggggcataagcactaactatatttattgtttctccttctagtactagctttactaatataattctatctcctactcttttcacagctattattgcgtctttcaatgtcctgtctatgattatgcccactccgtttttGTTTCTCTCTTTTCcgataaaccacagtttgtaccctgaattatccacttccttacttttctctcctacccatttaggctcctgaatgcaagcaatattcacccttctcctttccaaggtatccataagctccattaattttcctgtaagtgatccaacattccaagtaccaaccctgatcctcctcctatcctgttccttcctaattggtctccttctatgatatcttctattgttttctatgtctatcttgtgttctattccactatctgttctactatctgtcctatggactaacttctttacctatTTTCAGGTCTTTTTCACCCTAACCACCAACGCATCACGTTCACTTAACAATGCAAAAAGCGATAACAAGTACATTTTTATTTGTAAATTCCATGGCTCTGTGTACAGCTCAACGTGAATAACatgtaatataaaataaaatatttattttggtcaatatataatatataatatataatatttaaaatatttatgaacacagcatctctcccgtgttttgtcgatgtgggatttgcctagggtgttacaatccaccccccttatgggactcagcgtcctcgctgaggtttgccccaccatcgttcaaggttgcacgcggagcggctctgataccacaaatgtaacggcccggcccactagtgatattgtccgctctgggccgacgccctcacggttttaaaacgcatcaataGGGGGTtacgaacctccatcttatgaacccagcatctctcccgtgttttgtcgatgtgggatttgcctagggtgttacaatccacccatcAGCACTCTATATATTGTTCTTAGTATTGCATCAACCATACCAAATTATCATACACACTTCCTCAAGAAAGCCTAAAAAAATGGTTAATTTGGCTGATGCAAATCATGATGTTGAGCTTCTTCAAGCTCAAGCTCATGTATGGAGCCACATCTTTAACTTCATCAACTCGATGTCCCTTAAATGTGCAATTCAATTAGGAATCCCAGATGTGATCCACAACCATGGTAAACCCATTACCCTTTCCCAGCTTATTTCTTCTTTACCTGTCCACCCAGCCAAATCTCGCTGTATACCTCGCCTGATGCACCTTTTGGTTCACTCTGATTTCTTTGCTCAAGCAAAAATCAGTGAAGATGATGATCAAGAAGAAGGGTATGTTCTCACCAGTGCATCTCAGCTCCTCCTCAAGGACAACCCCTTGAGTGTCACACCGTTCTTGATGGCCATGCTTGATTCTATTTTAACAAGACCATGGCATTATGTGAGCACTTGGTTCCTAAACGATGATCCTACCCCATTTAATACAGCTCATGGGAGGACACTTTGGGAGTATGCTGGACATGAACCCAAGCTCAACGATTTCTTTAATGAAGTAATGGCTAGTGATGCTAGGCTCGTTATGCATGTGCTGATCAATGAGTGTGAGGGAGCATTTGAGGGGCTGAAGTCATTGGTTGATGTTGGGGGTGGAACAGGAACCATGGCTAAAGCCATAGCTAAAGCATTCCCTCAGTTGGAtttcattgtgtttgatctcccACATGTGGTGGCTGGTCTGCAAGGCACTGATAACTTGAAGTATGTTGGAGGCAATATGTTTGAGGAGATTCCTCCTTTCGATGCAATTTTACTGACTGTAAGTCTTACTATTCTCTCTGATTTCCATTCCCTGTATACTGTAGCTACCACTTAATTTCTTGGGGATTGTtagaatattttatattattcctATTTCTTGGGGATTGTTAGAATATATTAGATTATTCTTGAGAAAAGAGAAGCTGCGGTGATCCTGTAGCTGCCCATATCTCACCAGTAAATAATTGGCTAAATCTGATCATTAGTCTAATTGGTTAAAAGTTCAGTTTGAAGATTCTTCTAGAGAAGTTCAATTCTACAGTAGTTTGAAGCTCAAATTTTTAACCCAATTTTAATGGGGCAAGCCCAACCTGCGAACTTAAATAATCTACTATTTGATctaaaatgtgacgccccttacccgtctattgtataaccgagcaagaagtgccacattcgatgccggagcaccctatcttgtcttgtcatgtctattgtaaatttaaatgtcatttaaatcaggtaatttatgtgtataatttttttttatatcttatttctgtggagacccggacagagcctcccctgttttattagcatctggcgagtttccactaatcacctgttaacatgtccatattcatttcacacatttccctatcatattctcttttatcatatcattcacaactatttatgagatctcaaaatgaagtatcatttattgcattcatatggaaattcatagataataaattacaagttttcatttcaatctcaagtttaattacaagtccaaaatgacatacatcatgactaaacataatgaactaaaatactagtctatacatgggccctaccaaaatacaaaagactggtgaggtgactctggtcggTGGCAGATCTAGTCGGAACTCTATCTgaacactactgtggcggctgctaatcttcagtacctacgcgatggaaaatcaaTGCGCTAattataacgcttagtggtgcataatttataataacaataattaaacaattgaattaatatctgtaaatcgtgatttctgggtcttttacatttttattgctctttggaaataattaatattatcgggatattttatgattacttattgtattttaagtcttaattaatttttatcagtgcccaagaaacctataacaaattataaaagttggatgcacgggtgtatactggttagacagccatatgtctgtcCAGCATACGTCTGTTAGGCATGAGgctagctgtcgggcacgagacccactgtcaggcttgtaaagccagaaataaagtaggcataatggccagtaagtaggcatatagcctgtagaacaatcataccagacatatattatcagttcatgattttttcGGTAGACAGTActtctatctgtagtccctaattggtatactaatttatccaaactaaataaataagtctaggtattctatgggcaattaaacatttttaattattttagcactattcactgttactattttctggtactgttcagtggtaccattaatttcacattaataggacattagtcccaatttacatattcatatcatttttaatatttaattagccttatgagtattttaatcaccatgtataacatttttcccatgaacctttctttaggttcattttgatgtgttatatttatctaggaatttgactaggttaggatgtctatttggtcacacttccttcataacaaatgctcctctatgtttaaaattttgaccagtcatttgatcattttatggtcatttttagacttaggttccttcacaagatatgttcctctatgtcttagggactcccaagtacaatttgataatttttcaagcttagtatagtgagttatggtcaatgtattgacctggactcttaatcctataaaggtaATAGTCAAACTTTAGGGcaatatgtttgaccctctttttagggtttttacacttagaatttggcaaaggtatcTAAATCAATTTTGTAGCcttatcatgtttccagatcatattggcacatctaaaatggaatttcctagtgggagttatggccaaatgaacacacgggtatcaaatggcattctgggttcaacttagcattttccagatttcaattcctaactttggctaatattttccctaggatgcaatggtttctagagcttggtcaaaacataaaaattgttgtgctatatcttataaaacttttggcactagtttcactcaatttgcagctttggagaccaagttatgacatttttgccaaaactggtcaagcataccaaaggaacagtattttggacaatttctgggttgcaattttagtgacccaacttatgctaacaatttgacttggtt
This sequence is a window from Hevea brasiliensis isolate MT/VB/25A 57/8 chromosome 10, ASM3005281v1, whole genome shotgun sequence. Protein-coding genes within it:
- the LOC131169431 gene encoding trans-resveratrol di-O-methyltransferase-like yields the protein MVNLADANHDVELLQAQAHVWSHIFNFINSMSLKCAIQLGIPDVIHNHGKPITLSQLISSLPVHPAKSRCIPRLMHLLVHSDFFAQAKISEDDDQEEGYVLTSASQLLLKDNPLSVTPFLMAMLDSILTRPWHYVSTWFLNDDPTPFNTAHGRTLWEYAGHEPKLNDFFNEVMASDARLVMHVLINECEGAFEGLKSLVDVGGGTGTMAKAIAKAFPQLDFIVFDLPHVVAGLQGTDNLKYVGGNMFEEIPPFDAILLTVSLTILSDFHSLYTVATT